One region of Streptomyces davaonensis JCM 4913 genomic DNA includes:
- a CDS encoding Type 1 glutamine amidotransferase-like domain-containing protein, which translates to MRLLLTSAGIKNASIHDALVDLLGKPVGEANALCIPTAAYAMPGGVGSAWRFISGRSVISLCEVGWKSLGVLELTALPSLGEELWLPSVREADVLLAGGGDALYLCHWMRQSGLAELLPSLRETVYVGASAGSMVMAPSIGKDFSESYAWKPPTGDDGALGMVDFSIFPHLDHENLPDNAMANAQKWAAGIPRPGYAIDDETAIKVTDGSVEVVSEGHWKLFAP; encoded by the coding sequence GTGCGGCTTCTTCTCACATCTGCCGGCATCAAGAACGCGAGCATCCACGACGCGCTGGTCGACCTGCTGGGCAAACCGGTTGGCGAGGCCAACGCCCTGTGCATTCCCACCGCGGCGTATGCCATGCCCGGCGGTGTCGGTTCGGCATGGCGGTTCATCAGTGGACGATCCGTCATCTCCCTGTGCGAGGTGGGCTGGAAGTCGCTGGGGGTGCTGGAGCTGACCGCGCTGCCCAGCCTGGGCGAGGAGTTGTGGCTCCCCTCGGTCCGAGAGGCCGACGTCCTGCTGGCAGGCGGCGGCGATGCCCTGTATCTGTGTCACTGGATGCGGCAGTCCGGGCTGGCCGAACTGCTGCCGTCGCTGCGCGAGACGGTCTATGTGGGAGCGAGCGCCGGGAGCATGGTCATGGCCCCCAGCATTGGGAAGGACTTCAGCGAGTCCTACGCCTGGAAGCCGCCCACCGGTGACGACGGTGCGCTGGGCATGGTCGACTTCTCGATCTTCCCGCACCTGGACCACGAGAATCTCCCGGACAACGCCATGGCCAACGCGCAGAAGTGGGCCGCCGGTATCCCGCGACCGGGGTACGCGATCGACGACGAGACCGCCATCAAGGTGACCGACGGCAGCGTCGAAGTCGTCTCCGAGGGGCACTGGAAGCTGTTCGCCCCTTGA